The bacterium genomic interval CGGTGACCGTGCTCTCGACCTTGTCGATGCACTCCGCGAAATACTGGAAGGTCTCGACGACCCCCGGCATGTCGACGGTCATCATGTCGGTGATCGGTTTGCCCATGTCCAGGGTATCGAGGAGCGCGAGCTCCTCGGATTTCTCTTCGATCAGCTCTGCGTACCGATACAGGACCTCCATCCTCTCGCGCGGCGCCATCCGCGCCCAGGAGCCGGAGCGGTAAGCTTGCAAGGACGAAGCGACCGCCCGGTCGACGTCCTCAGCGGT includes:
- a CDS encoding aldehyde dehydrogenase family protein; protein product: MSISAVEEAPAAESVDREKEKWHAAAAAVKPEVRLFIDGDYVDAALGGRFETVNPATGEVIAEMAEGTAEDVDRAVASSLQAYRSGSWARMAPRERMEVLYRYAELIEEKSEELALLDTLDMGKPITDMMTVDMPGVVETFQYFAECIDKVESTVT